In a genomic window of Quercus lobata isolate SW786 chromosome 4, ValleyOak3.0 Primary Assembly, whole genome shotgun sequence:
- the LOC115983243 gene encoding protein FAR1-RELATED SEQUENCE 5-like, with protein MCDHEYEDDFFQAWESMLDKHGLQENSWLKFIFEVREKWAMVYGRNHFCANMTTTQLSESFNSRLRHYLKSTNNVLEFFSHFERLLEDLRHNELDSNYDMSQRLPVLRVEVLLLKNSRDVYTPKIFNFFQEEYKKSLDMVVNTCYDISPLFEYKVCMYGCTREHKVIFNSTDQTVVCSCNKFEFAGFLCSHALKVLDIQNIKLLPSRYILKRWTKQARVGCVLDSYGCIVKEDPKLDITNRYKDLCRNAVNIASKAAETEEASVFLAKKMVELNLDVERILKKKTDLPSNEIGMDPSHNEHVDVASVISAYKATGIKKKIGTSRVKGRPKSFIEKGSRKRKHACGETPVTSSTVNIPASLSVNYTQVTQASSIASDYSARDGSAGIH; from the exons ATGTGTGATCATGAGTATGAGGATGATTTTTTTCAAGCATGGGAATCAATGTTAGATAAACATGGTCTTCAAGAAAATAGCTGGCTGAAATTCATTTTTGAAGTTAGAGAAAAATGGGCGATGGTATATGGTAGAAATCATTTTTGCGCAAATATGACGACCACACAATTGAGTGAAAGCTTCAATAGTCGCTTGAGACATTATCTAAAGTCAACCAATAATGTGCTGGaattttttagtcattttgaAAGGTTACTTGAAGACTTACGCCACAATGAgttggattccaattatgacaTGAGCCAGCGTTTGCCAGTTTTGAGAGTGGAAGTGCTTTTGTTGAAGAACTCAAGGGATGTTTACACACCCAAaatctttaatttctttcaagAAGAGTATAAGAAGTCTTTGGACATGGTTGTTAATACATGCTATGATATTTCACCATTGTTTGAGTACAAGGTTTGCATGTATGGGTGTACTCGAGAACATAAGGTTATCTTCAATTCTACAGACCAAACAGTTGTTTGCAGCTGTAACAAATTTGAGTTTGCTGGGTTTTTATGTAGTCATGCATTAAAGGTGCTagatattcaaaatataaaactacTTCCTTCTCGATACATTTTGAAGCGGTGGACTAAGCAAGCGAGAGTTGGATGTGTACTAGATAGCTATGGTTGCATTGTGAAAGAAGATCCTAAGTTGGATATAACAAATCGGTACAAAGATTTGTGCCGTAATGCAGTTAACATTGCAAGTAAGGCTGCTGAAACTGAAGAAGCATCTGTGTTTTTAGCTAAGAAGATGGTTGAATTAAATCTTGATGTGGAaaggattttgaaaaaaaaaacagatttacCTTCCAATGAAATTGGGATGGATCCTTCTCATAATGAACATGTAGATGTTGCATCTGTCATATCAGCTTATAAAGCAACTgggattaagaaaaaaataggcACATCTCGTGTTAAAGGTCGGCCtaaaagttttattgaaaaaggATCAAGGAAAAGGAAACATGCTTGTGGAGAAACTCCTGTGACAAGTTCTACTGTCAACATCCCAGCTTCTTTATCTGTTAACTATACACAAGTAACACAG GCATCAAGCATTGCGTCTGATTATTCTGCAAGGGATGGTAGTGCTGGTATTCATTAG
- the LOC115984463 gene encoding protein FAR1-RELATED SEQUENCE 5-like, with protein MEKDGKSNLEEVVSIDLEEDTTPKIGENADTKEDITPKIGMEFDSEDEAYLYYNIYAGYVGFTGYKKEVAYDGKKSRMELRCGCKTQLVIGRPKIGKYCITLFEAKHNHEVVTPWSKHKLPSQRKISAAQAAEAKLANRSGIRQKLVFEFMRKQARGRENLGFTLKDISNRLQSKRMREMKEGEAFTLIHYFEMRKSENASFFYEIRLDVDDQITNIFWADPKMVVDYDLFGDVVCFDTTYRTNKNHRPLAPIIGVNHHRQTVVFGAALLYDETAETFSWLFRTLLKAMCGKKPVTIFTDQDLAMAKAIAKVI; from the exons ATGGAGAAAGATGGGAAGAGCAACCTTGAAGAAGTTGTCTCTATTGATTTAGAGGAAGATACAACTCCAAAAATTGGAGAAAATGCAGACACTAAAGAAGATATAACTCCAAAAATTGGAATGGAGTTTGATTCAGAGGATGAGGCATAcctatattataatatatatgctGGATATGTTGGATTCA CTGGTTACAAGAAGGAAGTTGCATATGATGGAAAGAAATCTAGAATGGAATTAAGATGCGGTTGCAAAACCCAATTGGTTATCGGTCGTCCAAAAATTGGTAAATATTGTATTACCCTTTTTGAAGCGAAACACAATCATGAAGTTGTAACTCCATGGAGTAAACATAAATTGCCATCACAAAGGAAGATATCAGCTGCCCAAGCAGCTGAAGCTAAATTAGCAAATCGCTCTGGGATTAGGCAAAAATTAGTTTTTGAGTTCATGAGAAAACAAGCTAGAGGTAGAGAAAATCTTGGTTTTACTCTTAAAGATATTAGTAATCGTTTACAATCTAAACGGATGAGGGAAatgaaagagggagaagcatTTACCCTTATTCATTATTTTGAGATGAGAAAGTCTGAAAATGCTTCATTTTTCTATGAGATACGGTTGGATGTTGATGATCAAATAACTAATATATTTTGGGCAGATCCTAAAATGGTTGTGGATTATGATTTATTTGGTGATGTAGTTTGTTTTGATACTACGTATCGAACCAATAAAAACCATCGTCCTTTGGCACCTATAATTGGAGTGAATCATCATAGACAAACTGTGGTCTTTGGTGCTGCATTGTTGTATGATGAAACAGCTGAAACTTTTTCGTGGTTATTTCGAACCCTCTTAAAAGCGATGTGTGGAAAGAAGCCGGTTACAATTTTTACTGATCAAGATCTAGCAATGGCTAAAGCAATTGCAAAAGT AATTTAA